A stretch of the Lolium perenne isolate Kyuss_39 chromosome 3, Kyuss_2.0, whole genome shotgun sequence genome encodes the following:
- the LOC127341606 gene encoding uncharacterized protein yields the protein MPPRRRGRARGRAHASRGRVGRNGRAEGSDVEQSNHEDAEVSQSANSDGHGASNMTLTQWLDMKLDKFDGSGTLMDAASWLRSMEKYMDASVMTQEDRVVYVAFQLKGLADIWWEGVRAAWTLAHGPPTWDVFVKQFTSKYYPDSFKEKMDVALRNIKQGDKTVDDYEMEFSKIVHFVDHINQNEGEKARRFFEGLNSEYRHVMGANQPKEYFSVVEQARGMELQIQLTQAEVARTSGTSGSSSKHKRNHHDGSELTERLALKKSKSGAHSQQPANPNQSGAHPFSAPHSNITSFIRPVPGQGLICFKCGQGHRASDCDFSGSCDHCGKTGHMKRVCKKNPNSIIMWQLTSPSAGTTVSISSNDEPLGVRSSDGSVQMMTVPQVAPPTHPYQHPYFGYYGHPPPITAPYVPPQLPAPPQPHQLVGDTSTSTPGGAYNKQTTSQGHRDGALGS from the exons ATGCCGCCGAGACGTAGAGGTCGAGCTCGTGGCCGAGCTCATGCAAGCCGGGGCCGCGTTGGCCGCAATGGCCGTGCGGAGGGATCAGATGTTGAGCAGAGTAATCATGAAGATGCAGAAGTGAGTCAATCTGCTAATAGTGATGGACATGGTGCGTCAAACATGACGCTTACCCAATGGCTAGATATGAAGCTGGACAAGTTTGATGGATCAGGGACACTCATGGACGCTGCAAGTTGGCTTCGCAGCATGGAGAAATACATGGATGCATCTGTGATGACACAAGAGGACAGAGTTGTCTATGTGGCTTTCCAACTGAAGGGTCTCGCAGATATTTGGTGGGAAGGAGTTCGGGCAGCGTGGACACTAGCTCATGGACCGCCTACATGGGATGTTTTTGTTAAGCAATTCACTAGCAAATACTACCCGGATTCATTCAAGGAGAAGATGGATGTTGCCCTAAGAAATATCAAGCAGGGCGACAAGACAGTGGATGATTACGAGATGGAGTTTAGTAAGATTGTTCATTTTGTGGATCACATAAATCAGAATGAGGGTGAGAAAGCTAGAAGATTCTTTGAGGGGCTTAATTCAGAATATCGACATGTCATGGGAGCTAATCAACCAAAGGAGTATTTCAGTGTGGTGGAACAGGCTAGGGGAATGGAGCTACAGATTCAACTCACACAGGCAGAGGTGGCTCGTACAAGTGGTACTAGTGGCTCGAGTAGTAAGCACAAGAGAAATCATCATGATGGGAGTGAGCTTACTGAGCGTCTTGCTCTCAAAAAGTCCAAGTCAGGTGCACATTCTCAACAGCCCGCCAACCCCAATCAATCAGGAGCCCATCCTTTTTCAGCGCCACATTCCAACATCACATCGTTCATTCGACCCGTCCCAGGACAGGGCTTGATTTGCTTCAAGTGCGGTCAAGGTCACCGTGCTTCTGATTGTGATTTCTCGGGTTCTTGTGACCACTGTGGCAAGACCGGTCACATGAAACGTGTTTGCAAGAAAAATCCTAACTCCATTATCATGTGGCAATTGACCAGTCCTTCCGCGGGGACAACAGTATCCATttcttccaatgatgagcctctagGTGTCAGATCCTCAGATGGGTCAGTACAGATGATGACGGTCCCCCAAGTTGCACCTCCCACTCATCCATATCAGCATCCTTACTTTGGCTACTACGGCCATCCACCTCCAATTACAGCTCCATATGTTCCGCCCCAGCTACCTGCTCCTCCCCAACCGCATCAATTAGTTGGAGATACTTCAACCTCGACACCTGGCGGAGCTTATAACAAACAAACAACCTCTCAAGGTCACCGTGATGGGGCTTTAG GATCGTGA